Proteins encoded within one genomic window of Deltaproteobacteria bacterium:
- the tsf gene encoding translation elongation factor Ts — translation MQITSGMVKELREKTGAGLMDCKAALTASGGDIAAAIDHLRTKGLAAAAKKSSRIASEGVVCAHVEGNSGALVEVNCETDFVARTDDFVGLAKVVAALVNAKAPRDVDEALTLPAGGGSLGEKLVVTVAKIGEKISFRRFARLETPAGTPGMVVPYIHAGGKIGVLVAVSGADRSNAAVAALAKDLAMQVAAANPSYVGRNDVPAPVIEHEKTIYREQAKASGKPDKILDKIAAGKLEKYFGDFCLVEQAFIKDPDRKVSQLLADAGKAAGAPIAVCAFARFQVGEGMEKRSDDLAAEVAKQLGQG, via the coding sequence ATGCAGATCACATCCGGGATGGTCAAGGAGCTGCGCGAGAAGACCGGCGCGGGCCTGATGGATTGTAAGGCGGCGCTCACGGCGTCGGGCGGCGACATCGCGGCGGCGATCGACCACCTCCGCACGAAGGGTCTTGCGGCCGCCGCGAAGAAGTCTTCGCGGATCGCCTCCGAGGGGGTCGTCTGCGCCCACGTGGAGGGGAACTCCGGGGCGCTGGTCGAGGTGAACTGCGAGACCGACTTCGTGGCCAGGACCGACGACTTCGTCGGGCTGGCGAAGGTGGTCGCCGCGCTGGTCAACGCCAAGGCGCCGCGGGACGTCGACGAAGCCCTGACGTTGCCGGCCGGCGGCGGGAGCCTCGGTGAAAAGCTGGTTGTAACGGTCGCGAAGATCGGCGAGAAGATCTCCTTCCGCCGGTTCGCGCGCCTCGAGACGCCGGCGGGGACGCCCGGAATGGTCGTTCCGTACATCCACGCCGGGGGGAAGATCGGGGTCCTCGTGGCGGTATCGGGTGCGGATCGATCGAACGCCGCGGTGGCCGCGCTGGCCAAGGACCTCGCGATGCAGGTGGCGGCCGCCAACCCGTCGTACGTCGGCAGGAACGACGTGCCCGCACCGGTGATCGAGCACGAGAAGACGATCTACCGCGAACAGGCCAAGGCGTCGGGGAAACCCGACAAGATCCTCGACAAGATCGCCGCCGGGAAGCTGGAGAAGTATTTCGGTGATTTCTGCCTCGTCGAGCAGGCGTTCATCAAGGACCCGGACCGGAAGGTCTCGCAGCTCCTCGCGGACGCGGGGAAAGCCGCCGGCGCCCCGATCGCGGTGTGCGCCTTCGCCCGGTTCCAGGTGGGCGAGGGGATGGAGAAGCGGTCGGACGACCTGGCCGCCGAGGTGGCGAAGCAGCTCGGGCAGGGGTGA
- the frr gene encoding ribosome recycling factor, giving the protein MEALVKDTSARMERSIEAYRKELGKVRTGRASFSLLDGVKVDYYGTPTPLQQVGTLSVPESRMITVTPWDTKLIGPIEKAIQGSGLGLNPSSDGKTVRIPIPPLTEERRKELAKVVRKMSEDARVAVRNVRREAIEKLKDREKKKEISEDVVKRGHERIQKETDAHVKKIDEILKSKEQEILEV; this is encoded by the coding sequence ATGGAAGCGCTGGTGAAGGACACCTCTGCCCGGATGGAGCGGAGCATCGAAGCGTACCGGAAGGAGCTGGGGAAGGTGCGCACGGGGCGCGCCTCCTTCTCCCTGCTGGACGGGGTCAAGGTGGACTACTACGGCACCCCCACGCCGCTCCAGCAAGTGGGGACCCTCTCCGTCCCCGAGAGCCGCATGATCACCGTCACCCCCTGGGACACGAAGTTGATCGGGCCGATCGAAAAGGCGATCCAGGGAAGCGGCCTCGGGCTGAACCCGTCGAGCGACGGGAAGACGGTCCGCATCCCGATCCCGCCCCTGACGGAGGAACGGCGCAAGGAGCTGGCCAAGGTGGTCCGGAAGATGTCCGAGGATGCCCGCGTGGCGGTCCGCAACGTCCGCCGCGAGGCGATCGAAAAGCTGAAGGACCGGGAGAAGAAGAAGGAGATCTCCGAGGACGTCGTCAAGCGCGGGCACGAGCGGATCCAGAAGGAGACGGACGCCCACGTGAAGAAGATCGACGAGATCCTCAAGTCGAAGGAACAGGAGATCCTGGAGGTCTGA
- the pyrH gene encoding UMP kinase, with product MVKPSYRRILLKLSGEALMGKQAYGIDDAILAGLSAEIREVVGLGVQVALVVGGGNIFRGIGTSREFGIDRASADYMGMLATVINSLALQDVLERTGVTTRVLSAIEMRAIAEPYIRRRALRHLEKGRVVIFAAGTGNPYFTTDTAAALRAMEINADAILKATKVDGVYDRDPMLDPKAKKYSRLTYLDVLRKNLKVMDATAISLCMDNNLPIVVFNLTKKGNILKAVLGERIGTVVHGGK from the coding sequence GTGGTGAAACCGTCGTACCGCCGGATCCTGCTGAAGCTGTCGGGGGAAGCCCTGATGGGGAAGCAGGCGTACGGGATCGACGACGCGATCCTCGCCGGCCTGTCGGCCGAGATCCGGGAAGTCGTCGGACTCGGCGTCCAGGTGGCACTCGTCGTCGGCGGCGGGAACATCTTCCGGGGGATCGGCACCAGCCGGGAATTCGGCATCGACCGCGCCTCCGCGGACTACATGGGGATGCTGGCGACGGTCATCAACAGCCTCGCCCTGCAGGACGTCCTCGAGCGGACCGGTGTCACGACCCGCGTGCTGAGCGCGATCGAGATGCGCGCGATCGCCGAGCCGTACATCCGCCGGCGCGCCCTGCGCCACCTTGAAAAGGGGCGGGTGGTGATCTTCGCCGCGGGGACCGGGAACCCGTATTTCACGACGGACACCGCCGCGGCGCTACGGGCGATGGAGATCAACGCCGACGCCATCCTCAAGGCCACCAAGGTCGACGGCGTCTACGACCGCGACCCGATGCTCGACCCGAAGGCGAAGAAGTACTCCCGCCTGACCTACCTCGACGTCCTCCGGAAGAACCTCAAGGTCATGGACGCCACGGCCATCTCCCTGTGCATGGACAACAACCTCCCCATCGTCGTGTTCAACCTGACGAAGAAGGGGAACATCCTGAAGGCGGTGCTGGGCGAGAGAATCGGCACCGTGGTCCACGGAGGGAAGTGA